From a region of the bacterium genome:
- the cofE gene encoding coenzyme F420-0:L-glutamate ligase: MAEATLIVVPGIPDVRPGMSLPDLLVHALNASGLRPSNGDVLVVAQKVVSKAEGSLVDLAGVTPGEEALRLAGETGKDPRLIEVILRESTRVVRVNAGVLIAEHRLGFICANAGVDHSNVGIGPEVVSLLPRDPDASAREIASAFRRAFEVDVAVIINDSHGRPHREGAVGVCIGAAGLEPLESLVGRPDRYGYTMRTSVEAVADEFAAAATLLQGQCDEGTPVVLIRGIPVREGRGDARQLLRDPERDLFR; the protein is encoded by the coding sequence ATGGCTGAGGCGACCCTCATCGTCGTTCCGGGGATCCCCGACGTCCGGCCGGGGATGTCGCTCCCCGATCTGCTCGTCCATGCGCTCAACGCGTCCGGGCTGCGGCCGTCCAACGGCGACGTGCTCGTCGTCGCCCAAAAGGTCGTCAGCAAGGCCGAGGGCAGCCTCGTCGACCTCGCCGGCGTCACGCCCGGCGAGGAGGCGCTTCGATTGGCGGGCGAAACCGGCAAGGATCCCCGGCTGATCGAGGTGATCCTCCGGGAATCGACCCGGGTGGTTCGCGTCAACGCCGGCGTGCTGATCGCCGAGCACCGGCTCGGCTTCATCTGCGCCAATGCCGGCGTGGACCACAGCAACGTCGGGATCGGGCCCGAGGTCGTCTCCCTGCTGCCGCGCGATCCCGACGCCTCCGCGCGTGAGATCGCGTCGGCGTTCCGCCGCGCCTTCGAGGTCGACGTCGCCGTGATCATCAACGACAGCCACGGCCGCCCCCACCGGGAGGGCGCGGTCGGCGTGTGCATCGGCGCAGCGGGCCTGGAGCCGCTCGAGAGTCTGGTGGGGCGTCCCGACCGGTACGGGTACACGATGCGGACTTCCGTGGAAGCGGTCGCCGACGAGTTCGCCGCGGCCGCCACGCTCCTCCAGGGACAGTGCGACGAAGGCACGCCTGTCGTCCTCATCCGAGGGATCCCGGTGCGGGAGGGACGCGGCGACGCACGTCAACTGTTGAGGGACCCCGAGCGCGACCTGTTTCGCTAG